The following proteins are co-located in the Xanthocytophaga agilis genome:
- a CDS encoding glycoside hydrolase family 127 protein, whose amino-acid sequence MSGYSQTKDREYPIQPIPFTSVKVNDKFWAPRIKKNHEVTIPIALGHCYKTGRVDNFLFAAHTKEGKFCTEYPFDDTDIYKIIEGASYSLQTFPDKYLEARLDTLIDYIGKAQEPDGYLYTARTIDPAHPHPWAGMQRWVKESDLSHELYNSGHLFEAAVAHYQATGKRSLLDIAIKNADLLCRDFGPGKLDYEPGHQIVEMALVKLYRTTGTKQYLDLAKFFLDSRGKGTEYSQDNKKVVDQTEAVGHAVRATYMYSGMADVAAITGDEAYVHAIDKIWEDVVYDKLYITGGIGAAGGHEGFGPAYDLPNMAAYNETCASIGNVYWNYRLFLLHGDAKYYDVLERTLYNGLVSGVSVSGDRFFYDNPLQSLGQHSRKAWFGCACCPSNVCRFIPSLPGYMYAKNATRIYTNLYVNSTATIDFKGSKVEVAQKTEYPWDGKINFVVNPAKSQNFEMALRIPGWAQNEPSPGNLYSFATKDNTAFTVSINGKPATYQMDHGYAVIKRQWKKGDEISLILPMPVRKVVANAKVEADHNKVALQRGPVVYCAEWPDYTNGGVLNLVLDKNASLTPEYKAELLGGVEVLEGSASQAKRSIDNKVDLSAVSFKAIPYYAWANRGSGEMAVWLATEPDAARPSPAPTIASTSTITASHTTKTLLAINDQAEPKNSNDRDNLNYHWWPLKDTTQWVQYTFAKPEKVSSVKLYWFDDSPWGGCRVPESWKLLYLAADGKWKEVQNQNSYGIEKDKYNKVTFSPVQTEALKIEVKLPKEYAGGILEWSVE is encoded by the coding sequence ATGTCAGGCTATAGCCAGACAAAGGATAGGGAGTATCCGATTCAACCGATTCCGTTTACCTCTGTAAAGGTGAATGACAAGTTCTGGGCTCCCCGTATTAAAAAGAACCATGAGGTAACTATTCCGATTGCATTGGGACATTGTTACAAAACTGGCCGGGTCGATAATTTTTTGTTTGCAGCGCATACCAAAGAAGGAAAGTTCTGTACAGAATATCCTTTTGATGATACAGATATCTATAAGATTATTGAAGGAGCCAGTTATTCTCTTCAAACTTTTCCGGATAAATACCTGGAAGCAAGGCTGGATACATTGATTGATTACATTGGCAAAGCACAGGAACCCGATGGCTACTTATATACTGCACGTACTATTGATCCTGCACATCCTCATCCCTGGGCTGGTATGCAACGTTGGGTAAAGGAGTCGGATCTGAGCCATGAATTATATAATAGTGGACACCTGTTTGAGGCAGCTGTCGCTCATTATCAGGCCACCGGCAAACGTTCCTTGCTGGATATTGCTATCAAAAATGCCGATCTGTTGTGCCGTGATTTCGGACCTGGTAAACTGGATTATGAACCCGGACATCAGATTGTAGAGATGGCGTTGGTAAAATTGTATCGCACTACAGGCACAAAACAATACCTGGATCTGGCAAAATTCTTTCTGGATTCTCGAGGCAAAGGAACAGAATATAGTCAGGATAATAAAAAGGTAGTAGACCAGACAGAAGCTGTTGGACATGCTGTACGTGCTACCTACATGTATTCCGGAATGGCCGATGTTGCTGCTATTACGGGTGATGAAGCCTATGTACATGCTATTGATAAGATATGGGAAGATGTAGTATATGACAAACTATACATTACAGGTGGTATTGGCGCCGCAGGTGGTCATGAAGGATTCGGACCTGCATATGATCTGCCTAACATGGCTGCTTATAATGAAACGTGTGCTTCTATTGGTAATGTATACTGGAACTATCGTTTGTTTCTGTTGCATGGTGACGCCAAGTATTATGATGTATTGGAAAGGACCTTATACAATGGTCTTGTTTCCGGTGTATCTGTCAGTGGAGATCGCTTCTTTTATGACAATCCATTGCAATCTCTTGGACAACATTCCCGTAAAGCATGGTTTGGTTGTGCCTGCTGTCCTAGTAATGTGTGTCGCTTTATTCCTTCCTTACCAGGTTATATGTATGCCAAAAATGCAACTCGTATTTATACAAACTTATATGTAAACAGCACTGCCACCATCGATTTTAAAGGAAGTAAAGTAGAGGTTGCTCAAAAAACAGAGTATCCATGGGATGGAAAAATTAATTTTGTCGTAAATCCTGCCAAATCTCAGAATTTTGAAATGGCTCTGCGTATTCCAGGATGGGCACAAAACGAGCCTTCTCCTGGTAATCTTTACTCATTTGCTACAAAGGATAATACAGCATTTACAGTTAGTATAAATGGTAAGCCTGCTACCTATCAGATGGATCATGGCTATGCGGTGATTAAGAGACAGTGGAAAAAAGGAGATGAGATTAGCTTAATATTGCCTATGCCTGTAAGAAAGGTTGTAGCTAATGCGAAAGTAGAGGCTGATCATAACAAAGTAGCTTTACAGAGAGGACCAGTTGTGTATTGTGCCGAATGGCCTGACTATACCAATGGCGGTGTCCTGAACCTGGTGCTTGACAAAAACGCTTCATTGACTCCTGAATACAAAGCAGAATTACTGGGAGGGGTAGAAGTACTCGAAGGCAGTGCCAGCCAGGCAAAACGTTCCATTGACAATAAAGTAGATTTATCAGCTGTATCGTTTAAAGCTATACCGTATTATGCATGGGCTAACCGTGGCTCAGGTGAGATGGCCGTTTGGCTAGCTACTGAACCAGATGCTGCCCGTCCATCACCCGCCCCAACGATCGCTTCAACCAGCACGATCACAGCTTCTCATACAACAAAAACATTACTAGCTATCAATGATCAGGCTGAACCTAAAAATTCAAACGATAGAGATAATCTGAATTATCACTGGTGGCCATTGAAAGACACGACCCAATGGGTACAATATACTTTTGCAAAACCAGAAAAAGTATCCTCTGTAAAACTTTACTGGTTTGATGACAGTCCATGGGGTGGTTGCCGTGTACCTGAATCCTGGAAGTTGCTTTATCTGGCTGCTGATGGAAAGTGGAAAGAGGTCCAGAACCAGAATTCGTATGGAATAGAAAAAGATAAGTATAATAAAGTGACCTTTAGTCCTGTGCAAACTGAAGCCTTGAAAATAGAGGTTAAATTGCCTAAAGAATATGCCGGAGGCATTTTGGAATGGTCAGTGGAATAA